From a single Budorcas taxicolor isolate Tak-1 chromosome X, Takin1.1, whole genome shotgun sequence genomic region:
- the LOC128070499 gene encoding polyadenylate-binding protein 1-like 2 → MASLYVGDLHPEVTEAMLYEKFSPAGPILSIRLCRDKITRRSLGYAYVNYQQPVDAKRALETLNFDVIKGRPVRIMWSQRDPSLRKSGVGNVFIKNLGKTIDNKALYNIFSAFGNILSCKVACDEKGPKGYGFVHFQKQESAERAIDAMNGMFLNYRKIFVGRFKSHKEREAERGAWARQSTSADVKDFEEDTDEEATLR, encoded by the coding sequence ATGGCCTCGCTGTACGTGGGCGACCTGCACCCTGAGGTGACGGAGGCAATGCTGTACGAGAAGTTCAGCCCTGCCGGGCCCATCCTCTCCATCCGCCTTTGCAGGGACAAGATCACCCGCCGATCGTTGGGCTATGCGTATGTCAACTACCAGCAACCGGTGGACGCCAAGCGGGCCCTGGAGACCCTGAACTTTGATGTCATCAAGGGCAGGCCGGTGCGCATCATGTGGTCCCAGCGGGACCCCTCGCTCCGCAAGAGCGGAGTGGGCAACGTCTTCATCAAGAACCTGGGCAAGACCATCGACAACAAGGCTCTGTACAACATCTTCTCCGCGTTCGGTAACATCCTGTCCTGCAAAGTGGCCTGCGACGAAAAGGGGCCCAAGGGCTATGGGTTCGTGCACTTCCAGAAGCAGGAGTCCGCCGAGCGGGCCATAGATGCGATGAATGGCATGTTCCTGAACTACCGCAAAATTTTCGTTGGGAGATTCAAGTCGCATAAAGAACGAGAGGCCGAAAGGGGAGCCTGGGCCAGGCAGTCCACCAGTGCTGACGTCAAGGATTTTGAGGAAGACACCGATGAGGAGGCCACCTTGCGATGA